The following are from one region of the Paraglaciecola sp. L1A13 genome:
- the nhaA gene encoding Na+/H+ antiporter NhaA — protein MPTYLSKLIQHEAAGGVILVIAAAVAMILANSPAFGFYNGLLEIPVSIRFGAFEIAKPLLLWVNDGLMAIFFFLVGLEVKREILDGQLSSISQITLPAVAAIAGIAFPALIYVWFNADDPVAVNGWAIPSATDIAFAVGVFTIFGKFLPLSLKLFLLSVAIFDDIGAIVIIALFYSQDLSTTSLIVAFVGLFALFLLNHFNVRRQAAYVLIGVVVWAAVLKSGVHATLAGFALAWFIPLKLRNEDGHPMLPHLEHKLHPWVAFVVLPIFAFANAGVSLFGASLSDLLNPITLGIAAGLFVGKQLGIFGVCWLTVKMGLAKLPDGANWVQLYGVSLLCGIGFTMSLFIGSLAFEEQGLAYQTSVKVGVLLGSLISAVLGAALLARSNAKSKERIEREAAQQT, from the coding sequence GTGCCAACCTACTTAAGTAAATTAATACAACACGAAGCTGCAGGTGGCGTGATCCTGGTTATTGCCGCTGCGGTTGCAATGATTTTGGCTAACTCTCCAGCGTTTGGTTTTTATAATGGACTGCTGGAAATACCAGTCAGCATTCGCTTTGGTGCATTCGAAATCGCCAAGCCGTTACTGTTATGGGTCAACGATGGACTCATGGCTATATTTTTCTTCTTGGTGGGACTTGAGGTCAAACGAGAAATTCTTGATGGACAACTGTCGTCTATTTCACAGATCACCTTGCCGGCCGTTGCCGCAATAGCAGGAATTGCATTTCCTGCCCTTATCTACGTGTGGTTTAACGCTGACGATCCGGTTGCGGTAAATGGTTGGGCAATTCCATCTGCTACTGATATCGCCTTTGCCGTCGGTGTTTTTACTATATTCGGCAAATTTCTGCCATTGAGCTTAAAGTTGTTTCTGCTCAGCGTCGCTATCTTTGATGATATAGGTGCGATCGTGATTATCGCCCTGTTTTACTCACAGGACTTATCTACCACCTCGCTGATTGTCGCCTTTGTCGGTTTATTTGCGCTGTTCTTACTTAATCATTTCAATGTGCGTCGCCAGGCTGCCTATGTCTTAATTGGCGTGGTGGTTTGGGCTGCGGTACTTAAATCCGGGGTTCACGCAACTTTAGCCGGTTTTGCTCTAGCTTGGTTTATTCCCCTTAAGTTGAGAAACGAAGATGGCCACCCTATGTTGCCGCACCTTGAGCATAAGCTTCATCCTTGGGTCGCCTTTGTGGTGCTGCCAATATTTGCCTTTGCCAATGCGGGAGTATCATTATTTGGAGCAAGTTTGTCTGACTTACTCAACCCTATTACACTGGGGATCGCTGCCGGTCTGTTTGTGGGCAAGCAGCTAGGTATTTTTGGTGTGTGTTGGTTAACCGTAAAAATGGGTTTAGCCAAATTGCCAGATGGGGCCAACTGGGTCCAGTTATATGGTGTGAGTTTGCTGTGTGGTATTGGCTTTACCATGAGTTTATTTATCGGCAGTCTGGCATTCGAGGAGCAAGGTTTAGCGTATCAAACTAGCGTAAAAGTGGGTGTGTTGCTTGGGTCGTTGATCTCTGCCGTGCTGGGGGCTGCTTTGCTGGCCAGAAGTAACGCTAAATCTAAAGAACGTATTGAGCGTGAAGCCGCTCAACAGACTTAA
- a CDS encoding 3TM-type holin codes for MNVFSFISNLFEPAVKLVDELHTSDEERLQLQSQIKAVENELLAKVIDYESQLLQSKTAIITAEATGQSWIQRNWRPITMLTFLALVVMDSFGWLPNPLAKEAWILLQIGLGGYVAGRSAEKITQQYLQARPADSKTAPTAKG; via the coding sequence ATGAACGTATTTTCTTTTATCAGTAATTTATTTGAACCCGCTGTGAAGTTGGTTGACGAACTTCACACCAGCGACGAAGAACGCTTACAACTGCAAAGTCAGATCAAAGCGGTGGAAAACGAATTGCTTGCCAAGGTAATTGACTACGAAAGTCAATTATTGCAGAGCAAAACTGCCATTATCACCGCGGAAGCCACTGGACAATCTTGGATACAGCGTAATTGGCGCCCTATTACTATGTTGACCTTTTTGGCGCTAGTTGTAATGGACAGCTTTGGCTGGTTACCTAATCCATTGGCTAAAGAAGCTTGGATTTTACTTCAGATTGGCTTGGGGGGATATGTAGCAGGACGTTCAGCCGAGAAGATCACTCAGCAGTATTTACAGGCCAGACCGGCTGACAGTAAAACAGCACCAACGGCTAAAGGATAG
- the secF gene encoding protein translocase subunit SecF — MSSKSIIRNDANVLNKTEALAAPLATFSKYRLAGFYLAITLMVLSALGLGFKGLNLGLDFTGGYMTEFTTSQSIDKGQMQNQLATYLTGDFELNSRTADTQWTIRQADDTAHVINKDWLNNFATQTGYDITPQDSVFIGSQVGSELVDNGGLALLVAAIAMMLYLTWRFEWRLACGSLVALVHDVLVVLGLFAWLGLPFDLTVLASVLAIIGYSLNDSIVIGDRLREVMRAKTNMNMSDIVDTAVKSTLTRSLITSGTTLATIGAIWIFGGQPLQGFAIGLFAGVVFGTLSSIAVSATIPQLIGLKPEFYQHRAQELLVNDEP; from the coding sequence ATGAGCAGTAAATCAATTATACGCAACGACGCAAATGTTCTTAACAAAACCGAAGCGCTCGCTGCACCGTTAGCCACGTTCAGTAAATATCGTTTGGCAGGTTTTTATCTTGCCATTACCTTGATGGTACTCTCTGCATTAGGGCTTGGATTTAAAGGGTTAAATTTAGGTTTAGATTTTACCGGTGGCTATATGACCGAGTTCACTACGTCACAAAGTATCGATAAAGGGCAAATGCAAAATCAATTAGCTACGTATTTAACCGGTGACTTTGAGCTAAATAGCCGCACTGCTGATACCCAATGGACCATCCGTCAGGCAGATGACACTGCGCACGTAATAAACAAGGATTGGCTAAATAATTTCGCCACGCAAACTGGCTACGATATTACACCCCAAGACTCGGTGTTTATAGGCTCGCAAGTGGGTTCAGAGTTAGTCGACAATGGCGGTCTAGCGCTACTTGTAGCCGCAATAGCCATGATGCTGTATTTGACCTGGCGCTTCGAGTGGCGTTTGGCTTGTGGCTCATTAGTCGCATTAGTTCACGACGTATTGGTCGTACTAGGATTGTTCGCCTGGCTTGGCTTACCGTTCGATTTAACCGTACTTGCCAGTGTGCTGGCGATCATCGGTTATTCATTAAACGATTCTATTGTCATCGGCGATAGATTACGCGAAGTTATGCGCGCTAAAACCAATATGAACATGAGTGATATAGTCGATACTGCTGTTAAATCGACCCTGACTCGTTCGCTTATAACGTCAGGCACTACATTGGCGACCATAGGCGCAATCTGGATATTCGGCGGTCAGCCTTTGCAAGGCTTTGCTATCGGTCTTTTTGCCGGCGTGGTGTTCGGTACGTTATCGTCAATCGCGGTATCGGCAACTATTCCGCAACTGATTGGTTTAAAACCAGAATTCTATCAGCATCGCGCTCAAGAATTATTGGTTAACGACGAGCCATAA
- a CDS encoding glutamine synthetase III: protein MSGHASRLNAITQITNRAPIQCEVPPPLTDIWATDVFGLAKMEEDLSKNAFKAIKNTVITGAPLDPATADVVASAMKTWAISKGAKFFSHVFYPMTNITAEKHDGFIITNPEGAAITEFTGSLLIKGEPDGSSFPNGSLRMTNAARGYTAWDPTSPAYIMHTANGATLMIPSVFLSWTGEALDKKIPLLRSNAAMDKAARKVLTLMGEDKIATLNASCGAEQEYFLIDEHFANLRPDLLLAGRSLFGAPPAKGQQFDDHYFGAIPARVQVFMQAYEDKLYRLGIPAKTHHNEVAPGQFEIAPYFESSNVAADHQQLMMTLMKSTAKEHGFLCLLHEKPFAGVNGSGKHVNWSVGNATQGNLLDPGSTPHDNLNFLLFCGAVIRGVHKHGGLLRAVIASASNDHRLGANEAPPAILSVYLGDQLESVFNDIKAGKLLEKAKGGLMDLGLSQILKFERDPGDRNRTSPFAFTGNRFEFRAVGSSQSVSGPLVAMNTMLADSLDWIAEKLEAALANGTDKTAAVIIVLKELMELHGNVIFGGDGYSEAWHKEAVEVRGLKNLPTSADALPEFKDPAVVDLFIKTGVLSKDELLSRFEVYAEQYILSLEVESKLVIDMATTQIYPAVTQHLTHLADVSQTLSGLSLTLENTDLAEAVTQANAMMSAVNELKAALEEHDFDSTEAHMSFSAKTLCPLLVKVREHADKLETMVADDLWPLPKYQEMLFIK from the coding sequence ATGTCCGGTCACGCTTCACGCTTAAACGCTATTACGCAAATCACCAACAGAGCACCAATACAGTGCGAAGTTCCACCACCTTTGACTGACATTTGGGCAACGGACGTTTTCGGCTTAGCAAAAATGGAAGAAGACTTGTCCAAGAATGCGTTTAAAGCCATTAAAAACACCGTTATTACTGGTGCTCCTCTTGATCCGGCTACTGCAGACGTTGTGGCGTCAGCAATGAAAACGTGGGCAATCAGTAAAGGTGCAAAGTTCTTCTCGCATGTTTTTTACCCTATGACCAATATCACCGCTGAGAAGCATGATGGCTTTATTATTACTAACCCTGAAGGTGCGGCAATCACAGAATTTACCGGTAGCCTACTTATTAAGGGCGAACCCGACGGGTCATCTTTTCCTAACGGCAGTTTACGTATGACCAATGCAGCTCGAGGTTATACCGCTTGGGATCCTACGAGCCCTGCATACATCATGCATACTGCCAATGGTGCAACCTTGATGATACCAAGTGTCTTTCTCTCTTGGACCGGTGAAGCCCTAGATAAAAAAATCCCACTTTTGCGTTCAAATGCGGCAATGGACAAAGCCGCACGTAAAGTACTCACCCTCATGGGCGAAGATAAAATCGCCACGCTTAATGCCAGTTGTGGCGCCGAGCAAGAGTATTTCTTGATTGATGAACATTTTGCCAACCTACGCCCTGACTTATTACTTGCTGGACGTAGTTTATTCGGTGCTCCTCCGGCGAAAGGTCAACAATTCGATGATCATTACTTCGGTGCAATTCCAGCCCGTGTACAGGTTTTCATGCAAGCTTATGAAGACAAACTATATCGCTTAGGCATTCCAGCGAAAACGCATCATAACGAAGTCGCCCCTGGACAGTTTGAAATAGCACCTTATTTCGAATCATCTAACGTTGCAGCTGATCATCAACAATTAATGATGACTCTGATGAAAAGCACTGCCAAGGAACACGGATTTTTATGTTTATTACATGAAAAACCATTTGCAGGCGTAAATGGCTCAGGTAAACACGTTAACTGGTCAGTAGGAAATGCCACTCAAGGTAACTTGCTTGATCCAGGTAGTACCCCCCATGATAACCTTAACTTCTTGTTATTTTGTGGTGCTGTTATCCGCGGCGTACATAAACATGGTGGTTTGCTGCGCGCGGTTATTGCCTCTGCATCAAACGATCACCGTTTGGGTGCCAATGAAGCCCCACCCGCAATTTTGTCTGTCTATTTAGGCGACCAATTAGAAAGCGTATTTAATGATATCAAAGCTGGCAAATTGCTTGAGAAAGCCAAAGGCGGCTTAATGGACTTAGGCTTGTCGCAAATTTTAAAATTTGAAAGAGATCCGGGTGACCGTAACCGTACTTCACCGTTCGCTTTCACCGGCAACCGGTTCGAGTTCCGTGCAGTAGGCTCATCTCAATCTGTGTCAGGTCCTTTGGTTGCAATGAACACTATGCTAGCCGATTCACTCGACTGGATAGCTGAAAAACTTGAAGCAGCTCTAGCTAACGGCACCGATAAAACGGCAGCTGTTATCATAGTGCTTAAAGAGCTAATGGAATTACACGGTAACGTAATTTTCGGCGGTGACGGTTACAGCGAAGCGTGGCACAAAGAAGCTGTTGAAGTGCGCGGACTTAAAAACTTACCTACCAGCGCTGATGCATTGCCTGAGTTTAAAGACCCAGCGGTAGTCGATTTATTTATCAAAACAGGTGTATTGTCAAAAGATGAGCTGTTAAGTCGTTTCGAGGTCTACGCAGAGCAGTATATCTTATCCCTTGAAGTGGAATCCAAGCTAGTCATCGATATGGCAACCACACAAATATATCCTGCGGTAACCCAACACCTAACGCATTTAGCCGATGTTAGCCAAACACTTTCAGGTCTGAGCTTAACACTGGAAAATACAGATTTAGCTGAAGCGGTTACCCAAGCTAACGCAATGATGAGCGCGGTTAACGAACTTAAAGCCGCATTGGAGGAACACGATTTTGACAGCACTGAAGCCCATATGAGCTTCAGTGCAAAAACGCTGTGCCCTCTATTAGTTAAAGTACGTGAGCACGCAGATAAATTAGAAACAATGGTCGCTGACGACTTATGGCCATTACCTAAGTATCAAGAAATGCTATTTATCAAATAA
- a CDS encoding LysR family transcriptional regulator: MNQLNYQHLYYFYVTAKQGSIIKASSVLHLTPQTISEQIRTLEAYFGFDLFDRVGKRLQLNSQGKLTYNFAKDIFSLGTELLMSVKNQRQNQQLVLSVGVTDVLPKVLAFDMFQRCLTQHPDVRLICKEGDLNSLSAELALNKIDGILSDRPLPRSSNIKAFNHLLERSGLSFFVAQNQAHEYIDNFPQCLDSKPFLIPGDKSAQKLSILAWFAKHKITPQISAEFEDGALMKIFAQRGYGVFCAPTSVEIDIEKQYKVKVIGRTDSLTERLYLISPERKVSNPLLTPFMTRAVKI; this comes from the coding sequence ATGAATCAATTGAATTATCAGCACTTATACTATTTTTACGTGACAGCTAAACAAGGCAGTATAATAAAGGCGTCTAGTGTTTTGCACCTCACCCCTCAAACCATCAGTGAGCAAATTCGGACACTCGAGGCCTACTTTGGCTTTGATTTATTTGACCGAGTAGGTAAACGTCTGCAATTAAATAGTCAGGGAAAATTGACTTACAATTTCGCCAAAGACATTTTTAGTTTGGGAACCGAGTTATTAATGTCAGTGAAAAACCAACGGCAAAATCAGCAATTAGTGTTATCAGTTGGTGTAACAGACGTGCTACCAAAAGTACTCGCCTTTGATATGTTTCAGCGTTGTCTTACTCAACATCCTGATGTGCGGCTAATATGTAAAGAAGGCGATTTAAATAGTCTCAGCGCGGAACTGGCATTGAATAAAATTGATGGCATATTGTCTGACAGGCCGTTACCACGCTCGAGCAATATTAAAGCCTTCAACCATCTATTGGAGCGTAGTGGATTAAGCTTTTTTGTCGCTCAAAATCAGGCCCATGAATATATCGATAATTTCCCGCAATGTTTAGACAGTAAACCGTTTTTAATTCCAGGCGATAAATCTGCACAAAAACTATCGATTCTGGCCTGGTTTGCCAAACATAAGATCACCCCTCAAATATCTGCTGAATTTGAAGATGGTGCACTTATGAAGATATTTGCTCAACGTGGCTATGGCGTATTTTGCGCACCCACATCCGTCGAAATCGATATAGAGAAACAATATAAAGTGAAAGTGATCGGCAGAACTGATTCGCTAACGGAACGCTTGTATCTCATTTCTCCTGAGCGCAAGGTCAGCAACCCTTTGCTTACCCCCTTTATGACCCGGGCTGTCAAAATTTAA
- the secD gene encoding protein translocase subunit SecD, producing MRKTNTKPKHTWQILVIIITVVILGLNAIPTLYGNNNALLISGINPTQSLPNTQQLRNLMQQENIQVEQIINGDADSKIVIGGDDEALLRAQQQLKNSLGDGYQVRLGNQSAAPKWLQGLGMSPIKLGLDLSGGVLFVLEVDTNKADQERLSNAKDEALQIIHDQGLRGMSVKVTAFDNKVVDGSLKASLPPASQANTDGKIELSFLSHQASQTKAMVSELQQRLPGITYAQTGDRSATLAFSEQSISTFHHEIMAQALTTLRGRIEELGITEAVTQRQGQSRIRIELPGVKDPEQAKRIIGATASLDFYEMASSGTVGAKSFTDENGRRLRVAPKPIFTGSNIENANSGRDEMGIALVNLSLDGIGGKKMSEFSRDNIGNPMVTIFSEYHKNNADEMIKNSRVISVATIQSQLGNRFSITGLDSPQAASDLALLLRAGSLDAPITIVQQRTIQASLGKENVSNGIMALAIGLGITLVFMGLWYRKLGLIANVSLVLNLVCLLGLMALLPNVVLTLPGIAGLVLTVGMAVDTNVLIFERIKEERSRGRSNFMAIEAGYKEAFATILDANVTTMITALILLSIGYGPIKGFAMTLSLGILTSMFTGVFVAHVLTYIVKPKITVKHQELTS from the coding sequence ATGCGTAAAACTAATACAAAGCCCAAACATACTTGGCAAATACTGGTGATCATTATCACTGTGGTCATTCTGGGATTAAATGCCATTCCCACGTTATACGGCAATAATAATGCCTTGCTAATCAGTGGCATTAACCCAACTCAATCGCTGCCTAACACGCAACAACTGCGCAATTTAATGCAGCAAGAAAATATTCAAGTCGAGCAAATCATAAATGGCGATGCTGATAGTAAGATTGTTATCGGTGGTGATGATGAAGCACTTTTGCGCGCCCAACAGCAGCTTAAAAATAGCTTAGGTGATGGCTATCAAGTACGCTTAGGCAACCAATCGGCCGCACCTAAATGGCTTCAAGGACTAGGCATGTCACCTATTAAGTTAGGCTTAGACTTAAGCGGTGGCGTGCTGTTTGTGTTAGAAGTTGATACCAACAAAGCCGATCAAGAACGCCTTAGTAATGCTAAAGATGAAGCGTTACAGATCATCCATGACCAAGGTCTACGCGGTATGAGTGTTAAAGTCACCGCCTTCGATAACAAAGTTGTTGACGGTTCGCTCAAAGCAAGCCTGCCACCAGCAAGTCAAGCCAATACTGACGGCAAAATTGAACTGAGTTTTCTCAGCCATCAAGCCTCCCAAACAAAAGCGATGGTCAGTGAATTACAACAACGTTTGCCGGGCATTACATACGCGCAAACAGGTGATCGCAGCGCTACTTTAGCTTTTTCAGAACAGAGTATTAGTACCTTTCATCATGAAATTATGGCACAGGCGCTGACTACTTTGCGTGGCCGTATCGAAGAGTTAGGTATTACAGAAGCGGTTACTCAGCGTCAAGGGCAAAGCCGAATTCGTATCGAATTACCTGGTGTAAAAGACCCTGAACAGGCCAAACGTATTATTGGTGCCACCGCCTCATTGGATTTTTACGAAATGGCGAGTAGCGGCACTGTAGGTGCGAAAAGTTTTACTGATGAAAACGGTCGCCGTTTGCGCGTCGCTCCAAAACCTATTTTTACTGGTTCTAACATTGAAAACGCTAACTCAGGGCGGGATGAAATGGGTATTGCACTGGTAAATCTGTCACTAGATGGTATCGGTGGTAAAAAGATGTCTGAGTTTTCCAGAGATAATATTGGTAACCCCATGGTGACTATTTTTTCCGAGTACCACAAAAACAATGCTGATGAGATGATTAAAAATAGTCGAGTGATCAGTGTAGCGACGATTCAAAGTCAACTAGGAAATCGCTTTAGCATTACCGGCTTAGACAGCCCTCAAGCCGCTTCTGATCTTGCATTATTGTTACGTGCTGGCTCGTTAGATGCGCCGATTACCATTGTTCAGCAACGTACAATTCAAGCATCGCTTGGTAAAGAAAATGTCAGCAACGGCATCATGGCATTAGCCATTGGCTTGGGTATCACCTTGGTTTTCATGGGCTTGTGGTACCGCAAACTTGGCCTTATCGCCAATGTCAGCTTGGTGCTTAACCTAGTGTGTTTGTTAGGCTTAATGGCCTTATTACCAAATGTTGTGCTGACGCTGCCTGGTATAGCCGGACTGGTATTAACCGTTGGCATGGCAGTCGATACCAACGTGTTGATTTTTGAGCGAATAAAAGAAGAACGTTCACGAGGTCGGAGTAACTTTATGGCTATTGAGGCTGGCTACAAAGAAGCCTTCGCCACTATTTTGGATGCCAACGTGACCACAATGATCACGGCGCTAATTTTACTTAGCATTGGTTACGGCCCAATCAAAGGGTTCGCCATGACCTTAAGTTTAGGCATTCTAACCAGTATGTTTACTGGCGTATTTGTCGCCCACGTACTGACATATATCGTTAAACCGAAAATCACGGTTAAACATCAGGAGCTAACCTCATGA
- a CDS encoding N-acetylmuramidase domain-containing protein, with amino-acid sequence MLGAVSADLLNVRSMPTITSAVVGQLTKGMVIVATPMQHDWVQFRFSGTFGFAAGHYLQPVNDLTRLTGTVNTNLLNIRQGPNASAKVIATVALGASIKTLAVIGDWLEVEFNGHQAYTLAKHVDLVYANNGYYAIVTATTLNVRSAPNQQGSVFGQLAADSTVWVEGEQQNWCQIRFNGNRGYVAGAYLQPTLPVSELYPAISSDHGDELFDETAQEQIDDEVSPLTPLHDPQPRLTPDIILAVVGTKEQRAVAATWNRWGALLSQLCSEKELEVACAVAVLCVESRGKGFEQNNADRLIIRFENHKFWKFWGKHHAQQYRQHFTYNSKKVWTKHQWRANPADPWQGFHGEQSREWQVFEFARSLDEDAAMQSISMGAPQIMGFHFERIGYQSVVEMFDAFSLGIPAHIDGLFEFFNHTMRQHLRDQAFENFAALYNGSGQKELYGRLIANHYHAFNKLLPNA; translated from the coding sequence ATGTTAGGAGCAGTGAGTGCAGATTTACTCAATGTGCGCAGCATGCCCACGATCACCAGCGCAGTTGTTGGTCAATTAACCAAGGGAATGGTCATTGTTGCCACGCCCATGCAACATGATTGGGTACAATTTCGATTCAGTGGCACATTTGGATTTGCCGCGGGGCATTACTTACAACCTGTTAACGATCTCACCCGACTGACAGGCACAGTGAATACAAACCTATTGAATATACGTCAAGGTCCAAATGCTAGTGCAAAAGTAATAGCGACTGTCGCCCTTGGTGCATCGATCAAAACATTGGCAGTCATAGGCGATTGGCTAGAAGTAGAGTTCAACGGCCATCAAGCCTATACCTTGGCAAAACATGTAGACTTGGTTTACGCAAATAACGGCTACTACGCCATCGTAACGGCTACCACATTAAACGTCAGAAGTGCGCCCAATCAACAGGGTAGCGTTTTTGGTCAATTAGCTGCTGACAGTACCGTTTGGGTAGAAGGCGAGCAACAAAACTGGTGTCAAATTCGTTTTAACGGAAATCGTGGCTATGTGGCAGGTGCATACTTGCAGCCCACTCTCCCAGTCTCTGAGCTATATCCTGCAATCTCAAGTGATCATGGCGATGAATTATTTGACGAGACAGCACAGGAGCAAATTGACGACGAGGTAAGCCCACTGACACCACTGCATGACCCGCAACCACGTTTAACCCCCGATATTATTCTGGCCGTAGTAGGCACTAAAGAGCAGCGCGCCGTAGCAGCAACATGGAATCGTTGGGGTGCTTTACTTAGTCAATTATGCTCTGAGAAAGAGTTAGAGGTAGCCTGCGCAGTCGCCGTGTTGTGCGTCGAGAGTCGAGGTAAGGGTTTTGAGCAAAATAATGCCGACCGACTTATTATCCGTTTCGAGAATCACAAATTTTGGAAATTTTGGGGAAAACACCACGCTCAGCAATATCGACAGCATTTCACTTACAATTCGAAAAAGGTATGGACTAAGCATCAATGGCGAGCCAATCCTGCTGATCCCTGGCAAGGGTTTCACGGCGAGCAATCTAGAGAGTGGCAGGTATTTGAATTTGCCCGCAGTCTGGATGAAGACGCCGCAATGCAGTCAATAAGCATGGGTGCACCGCAAATCATGGGATTTCATTTTGAACGCATAGGTTATCAGTCCGTTGTAGAAATGTTTGATGCTTTCTCTTTAGGTATTCCTGCGCATATTGACGGGTTATTTGAATTTTTCAATCACACCATGCGCCAACATTTACGAGACCAAGCTTTTGAAAACTTCGCCGCACTATATAACGGCAGCGGACAAAAAGAGCTGTACGGGCGACTAATCGCCAATCATTACCACGCGTTCAATAAGTTACTCCCGAACGCTTAA